GCTGTCCGGGTCAACCAAGTAGGCCAGTTCACACTCGTTCTTCCTGCCGACGAAGGCCCCGATGTGGGAGCGGCCCCGGCCGTTCACACCCGCCACCGCCACGCGGATCCGGTCGTTGGCTCCGAGCGTTCCCTGGGCCTGGGGCGCCGCTTGCGTCGGGCGAGCCGCCGTGGATGCCATCAAACCAGCCGCCGTGACCACACCCGTCCGAATCACCTCTCGCCTTGTCCATTTCTGATTGCCCATGGTCGACGCCTCCCTCGCGTGGTTCAGTGACAGAAGCTCCCACCGATCCGGGTAACCACCCAGGATCACCAGATCCAGTCTAACCTCCCGTCGACGTGCCGTAAACGCCACGACCAACAGCATTTGACACCCTCCCGAGTCCGCTCCTACAGTGTGGACCAATCGCCCGAACAGATGGCGTGTGCGGAGCGATGCCCCCTTGGGCCATTGCCGAAGACGGAGCGAACGTGTCACGACTCGACAGGATCAAGCAGATGCTGGCGGCCGAGCCGGCCGATGTCTTCCTCAACTTCTCCCTGGCGATGGAACTGGTCAAGGAGGGCCGTCAGGAAGACGCGGTGGCCCAATTCGCGCGGGTCAGCGAGCTCGACCCTGCCTACGTGCCGGCCTACTTCCAGCGGGCCAACGCCCTCGTGGCCATGGGCCGGAAGGCAGATGCCAAGGCGGTCCTGCAGCTAGGCATTGCCGCTGCTCGGAAGGCGGGTGACAAGCACGCCGCCAGCGAGATGGGGCAGATGCTGAGCCTGCTGGGGTAGCGGGCCGAAAGCCGGAGTGCCGGCTGACCGAAGTCGCCAGAGTTCGAAAGCCGAGGCAGGGCCTGCTCCCCGCGAACGCCGGATACGGCGGACGACCAGGACGGCCGGAGTGAAGAGCGGCCGGCACGACCCGCCAACTGGTCTGGCGGTGTTCCGCGAACGGCATCTCGAACCCGGGTTCTGACTTGTCGGCAAGCCGGGTATCTCCCTGGCGGACTTCATGGGCTGCCCGGGGCAGGAGTGGTTCCAGCCGTCCACCTCGGTGCAGGAGAATTGCGACCAGGATGTCTGGTCCGCCTTTGCATGCCTGTAGGAGCGGAGCGATGGGTTTGGGGCCAAGCCACCTGGGCGGGAGGATCCGAATCGGCGCCCAGAGGTTCATGTGGAGGTAGCCCTTCGTGGACGGACCTGAAGGCCTGTCATCCGCTGGTTCAACTGCTCCGCACGCCCGCGAGGTGACCCGGCTTCGCGATGTCTCGCGGGCCCAGTGGAAGTCCGGGCTGGCTGCCTGGCTGGGGTGGCTGTTTGACGGCTTGGACATGCACCTCTATACGCTGGTGGCGCTCCCGTTCGTGGCGGAATTGCTGACCACGCCAGGGACGGATCCGCGGGTCAAGGAGTACGGCTCGTGGATTCAGGCCTCCTTCCTGGTCGGCTGGGCGCTGGGGGGCGGCTTCTTCGGGCGGGTTGGTGATCGGCTCGGTCGCACGCGGGCCCTGGTGCTGACCATTCTGACCTATGCGTTGTTCACCGGCCTGTCCTTCTTCGCCCAGACCTGGTGGCACCTGTTCATCTTCCGCTTCCTGGCCGCGCTGGGGATCGGTGGCGAGTGGGCGGTGGGTGCGTCGCTGCTCTCCGAGACCTGGCCGCGCCGGTGGCGACCTTGGATGGCGGCGGTGCTGCAGACCGGCGGCAACCTGGGGATTCTCCTGGCCTGCTCGGCGTACTGGGTGGTCTCGCATCTCGCTCTGCCCAACCGCAGTGTGTTCCTGGTGGGTGTATTGCCCGCGCTGATGG
This window of the Phycisphaerae bacterium genome carries:
- a CDS encoding tetratricopeptide repeat protein, translated to MSRLDRIKQMLAAEPADVFLNFSLAMELVKEGRQEDAVAQFARVSELDPAYVPAYFQRANALVAMGRKADAKAVLQLGIAAARKAGDKHAASEMGQMLSLLG